In Haloarchaeobius litoreus, the following are encoded in one genomic region:
- a CDS encoding NUDIX domain-containing protein codes for MTDDWPAVRERVAERTDRVLADLRERWDTDRSVEPFEYGPRHHDPAEPPENVDGQLERLAGIASVVVFYTDAREETVLVYNPSGHWEPPGGAIEAGQTPEETVHMEAREETGLEIELTDLLYAGRFEFQYRNGASVTLPLAQFVGHRVGGSLTVERERIDHPGVTRATGVFDRELLPECREREEILELMAE; via the coding sequence ATGACCGACGACTGGCCCGCGGTCCGCGAACGTGTCGCCGAACGGACCGACCGCGTCCTCGCCGACCTGCGGGAGCGGTGGGACACCGACCGCAGCGTCGAACCGTTCGAGTACGGACCACGCCACCACGACCCGGCGGAACCGCCCGAGAACGTCGACGGCCAGCTCGAACGCCTCGCCGGTATCGCCTCCGTCGTCGTGTTCTACACCGACGCCCGCGAGGAGACGGTGCTCGTCTACAACCCCTCCGGTCACTGGGAGCCGCCGGGCGGTGCCATCGAAGCCGGCCAGACGCCCGAGGAGACCGTCCACATGGAGGCCCGCGAGGAGACCGGCCTCGAGATCGAACTCACCGACCTGCTCTACGCCGGTCGCTTCGAGTTCCAGTATCGGAACGGCGCGAGCGTCACGCTCCCGCTCGCACAGTTCGTCGGCCACCGCGTCGGCGGCTCGCTCACCGTCGAGCGCGAGCGCATCGACCACCCCGGCGTCACGCGGGCAACGGGCGTGTTCGACCGCGAACTCCTGCCGGAGTGCCGGGAGCGAGAGGAGATTCTGGAACTGATGGCGGAGTAG
- a CDS encoding DUF4013 domain-containing protein — MVAEAFLYPFRDEADRSALAVLFACGLGTAIAGQLAVALYPATPWLVPALVTPLPLVAWAGYCRHVVAATVADRDAPLPSFGSVRDRLRDGLVLLAVTLAYLAVPAGALLVTVQGATRIDPATITLETGTVVLLGSTLTMFVALAVGYVYPAVVARRLDREDAPLFHPGGLLYVIRNPSYLVAWAAAMVVAFVGFGVSGQLFGGRGVPGLLAGLVAVYASVVAARLVGIGYVRSR, encoded by the coding sequence GTGGTCGCTGAAGCCTTCCTCTACCCGTTCCGCGACGAGGCGGACCGGTCGGCCCTCGCCGTGCTGTTCGCCTGCGGACTCGGCACCGCCATCGCGGGTCAGCTCGCCGTCGCGCTCTACCCGGCGACGCCGTGGCTCGTGCCCGCGCTCGTCACCCCACTTCCACTCGTCGCCTGGGCGGGCTACTGTCGCCACGTCGTCGCGGCGACCGTCGCGGACCGTGACGCCCCGCTGCCGTCGTTCGGGTCGGTCCGGGACCGGCTGCGGGACGGTCTCGTGCTCCTCGCGGTGACGCTCGCGTACCTCGCCGTGCCGGCTGGCGCGCTGCTCGTCACGGTGCAGGGGGCGACCCGCATCGACCCCGCGACCATCACGCTGGAGACCGGGACGGTCGTCCTGCTCGGCTCGACGCTGACGATGTTCGTCGCGCTCGCCGTGGGCTACGTCTACCCGGCCGTCGTCGCCCGCCGGCTCGACCGCGAGGACGCCCCGCTGTTCCACCCGGGCGGGCTGCTGTACGTCATCCGGAACCCCTCGTACCTCGTCGCCTGGGCTGCCGCGATGGTCGTCGCGTTCGTCGGCTTCGGCGTCTCCGGCCAGCTGTTCGGTGGGCGCGGCGTGCCGGGCCTGCTCGCCGGGCTCGTGGCGGTGTACGCGAGCGTGGTGGCTGCGAGGCTGGTCGGTATCGGGTACGTGCGTAGTCGATAA
- the rqcH gene encoding ribosome rescue protein RqcH: MEPKRELTSVDLAALVSELNAYRGAKLDKAYLYGDDLVRLKLRDYDRGRVELILEVGDVMRAHVAAPTHVPDAPGRPPNFAMMLRNRLSGADFEGVEQYEFDRILEFEFSREDGDTKIIVELFGHGNVAVCDGTYEVIDCLDTVRLKSRTVAPGSTYGFPESRINPLTVDYEGFAHTMDDSDTDVVRTLATQLNWGGLWAEELCTRAGVEKTLDIADATDEEYRKVYDTVQRLAEWLSSADLDPRVYYEVDEGADEDDGEDDVGTGDDVRNVVDVTPVPLEEHEMDDALASDAYETFNGAVDDYFYELDRSDDDKSEPVGDTGPDFQEQIEKHERIIEQQEGAIQGFEEQAEEEREKAELLYGNYGLVDEVISTVQQARENDVPWDDIAETFESGAEQGIPEAEAVVDVDGSEGTVTLELDGTRVAVDVADGVEKNADRLYTEAKRIEGKKEGAMAAIEDTREELAEIQERKAAYEERDEEDDVDGDDEEYEVDWLARSSIPIRRDEKWFERFRWFHTSTGYLVIGGRDADQNEELVKKYVEGGDKVFHTQAHGGPVTVLKATDPSEPSREVDFDDETLEQAAQFAVTYSSVWKDGRYADDVYMVDADQVSKTPESGEFLEKGGFAIRGDRTYFRDTPVGCEVGIQCEPSTRVIGGPPAAIEDRVETSMQVEPGRYAQGDVAKRIYREFRERFNDTSFVRKVASPDRIQHFLPPGGSRIVEE; this comes from the coding sequence ATGGAACCGAAGCGCGAACTGACCAGCGTCGACCTCGCCGCGCTCGTCTCCGAGCTGAACGCTTACAGGGGGGCGAAGCTCGACAAGGCGTACCTCTACGGCGACGACCTGGTCAGGCTGAAGCTGCGCGACTACGACCGGGGTCGCGTCGAACTCATCCTGGAGGTCGGCGACGTCATGCGTGCCCACGTCGCCGCGCCGACGCACGTCCCCGACGCACCCGGGCGGCCGCCGAACTTCGCGATGATGCTGCGGAACCGGCTCTCCGGCGCGGACTTCGAGGGCGTGGAGCAGTACGAGTTCGACCGCATCCTCGAGTTCGAGTTCTCCCGCGAGGACGGCGACACGAAGATAATCGTCGAGCTGTTCGGCCACGGCAACGTCGCGGTCTGCGACGGGACGTACGAGGTCATCGACTGTCTCGACACGGTGCGACTCAAGTCCCGGACCGTCGCACCCGGGTCGACCTACGGCTTCCCGGAGTCCCGCATCAACCCCCTCACCGTCGACTACGAGGGCTTCGCGCACACGATGGACGACTCCGACACCGACGTGGTCCGCACGCTCGCGACCCAGCTGAACTGGGGCGGGCTCTGGGCCGAGGAGCTCTGTACGCGTGCCGGCGTCGAGAAGACGCTCGACATCGCCGACGCGACCGACGAGGAGTACCGGAAGGTGTACGACACCGTCCAGCGCCTCGCCGAGTGGCTCTCGTCGGCCGACCTCGACCCGCGGGTGTACTACGAGGTCGACGAGGGTGCGGACGAGGACGATGGCGAGGACGACGTCGGGACCGGTGACGACGTCCGCAACGTCGTCGACGTGACCCCCGTACCGCTGGAGGAGCACGAGATGGACGATGCGCTCGCCAGCGACGCCTACGAGACGTTCAACGGCGCGGTCGACGACTACTTCTACGAGCTCGACCGCAGCGACGACGACAAGAGCGAGCCGGTCGGCGACACCGGCCCTGACTTCCAGGAGCAGATCGAGAAGCACGAGCGCATCATCGAACAGCAGGAGGGCGCGATTCAGGGCTTCGAGGAGCAGGCCGAGGAGGAGCGCGAGAAGGCCGAACTGCTCTACGGCAACTACGGGCTCGTCGACGAGGTCATCTCGACGGTCCAGCAGGCCCGCGAGAACGACGTGCCCTGGGACGATATCGCCGAGACGTTCGAGTCCGGCGCGGAGCAGGGCATCCCCGAGGCCGAGGCGGTCGTCGACGTCGATGGCTCCGAGGGGACGGTGACCCTCGAACTCGACGGCACGCGCGTCGCCGTCGACGTGGCAGACGGCGTCGAGAAGAACGCCGACCGGCTGTACACCGAGGCCAAGCGCATCGAGGGCAAGAAGGAGGGTGCGATGGCGGCCATCGAGGACACCCGCGAGGAGCTGGCGGAGATACAGGAGCGCAAGGCGGCGTACGAGGAGCGCGACGAGGAGGACGACGTGGACGGCGACGACGAGGAGTACGAGGTCGACTGGCTCGCACGCTCCTCCATCCCCATCCGCCGCGACGAGAAGTGGTTCGAGCGGTTCCGCTGGTTCCACACAAGCACGGGCTACCTCGTCATCGGCGGCCGAGACGCCGACCAGAACGAGGAGCTCGTCAAGAAGTACGTCGAGGGCGGCGACAAGGTGTTCCACACGCAGGCCCACGGCGGCCCCGTCACCGTGCTGAAGGCGACGGACCCGAGCGAGCCCTCCCGCGAGGTCGACTTCGACGACGAGACGCTGGAACAGGCGGCCCAGTTCGCGGTCACCTACTCCTCGGTCTGGAAGGACGGCCGCTACGCCGACGACGTGTACATGGTCGACGCCGACCAGGTGTCGAAGACCCCCGAGAGCGGCGAGTTCCTGGAGAAGGGCGGCTTCGCCATCCGCGGCGACCGGACCTACTTCCGTGACACGCCGGTCGGCTGCGAGGTCGGCATCCAGTGCGAACCCTCGACCAGAGTGATCGGCGGCCCGCCGGCGGCCATCGAGGACCGCGTGGAGACCAGCATGCAGGTCGAGCCGGGCCGGTACGCCCAGGGCGACGTGGCCAAGCGCATCTACCGCGAGTTCCGCGAGCGATTCAACGACACGTCGTTCGTCCGCAAGGTCGCCAGCCCGGACCGCATCCAGCACTTCCTGCCGCCGGGCGGGAGCCGCATCGTGGAGGAGTGA
- a CDS encoding Zn-dependent hydrolase → MDRTVSSDRLRERFDEFNEIGATDRGGVNRPSLSDANRRARDTLVEWFEAAGLAVTVDELGNIFGRRPGRNADLPPVLVGSHVDSQFNGGRYDGVIGVLGGLEIVETLNDAGIETERPIEVVAWSNEEGVRFQPDMLGSGAFAGKFDVEFAYDLTDKEGNRFGDELERIGYRGDAPCEPRDLHCYLELHVEQGPKLEAAGHSVGVVEGVYGFVWFDAAFEGAADHAGPTPMHQRHDALVATSDVVEAVRRIAGTGGEDLVGTVGSVDVSPNAINVIPERVDFTVDLRSYDDDVVDQAAEKVQREIAHAAGREGVDPECEEVMRIESQSFDDDLVETVADAADDLGAAYTRLVSGAGHDASYLNRVCPTAMVFVPSVDGVSHTEGEFTEWEDVVAGTNVLLHAVLAQASEAADVE, encoded by the coding sequence ATGGACAGGACGGTGTCGAGCGACCGACTCCGGGAGCGGTTCGACGAGTTCAACGAGATCGGCGCGACCGACCGCGGCGGGGTGAACCGGCCGTCGCTCTCGGACGCGAACCGGCGGGCCCGGGACACGCTGGTCGAGTGGTTCGAGGCGGCAGGCCTCGCAGTCACCGTCGACGAACTCGGGAACATCTTCGGGCGGCGGCCCGGGCGGAACGCCGACCTGCCGCCGGTGCTCGTCGGCTCGCACGTCGACAGCCAGTTCAACGGCGGGCGGTACGACGGCGTCATCGGTGTCCTCGGCGGGCTGGAGATCGTCGAGACGCTGAACGACGCGGGAATCGAGACCGAGCGCCCCATCGAGGTCGTCGCCTGGAGCAACGAGGAGGGCGTGCGCTTCCAGCCGGACATGCTCGGCAGCGGCGCGTTCGCGGGCAAGTTCGACGTGGAGTTCGCCTACGACCTGACCGACAAGGAGGGGAACCGCTTCGGCGACGAACTCGAACGCATCGGCTACCGAGGCGACGCGCCGTGCGAGCCCCGCGACCTCCACTGCTACCTCGAACTCCACGTCGAACAGGGGCCGAAACTGGAGGCGGCCGGCCACAGCGTCGGCGTCGTCGAGGGCGTCTACGGCTTCGTCTGGTTCGACGCGGCCTTCGAGGGAGCAGCAGACCACGCTGGCCCGACGCCGATGCACCAGCGCCACGACGCGCTCGTCGCGACGAGCGACGTGGTCGAGGCGGTCCGGCGCATCGCCGGCACGGGTGGCGAGGACCTCGTCGGAACCGTGGGTTCGGTCGACGTCTCCCCGAACGCCATCAACGTCATCCCCGAACGGGTCGACTTCACCGTCGATCTCCGTTCGTACGACGACGATGTCGTCGACCAGGCGGCCGAGAAGGTCCAGCGGGAGATCGCCCACGCGGCCGGCCGGGAGGGCGTCGACCCGGAGTGCGAGGAGGTCATGCGCATCGAGTCGCAGTCCTTCGACGACGACCTCGTCGAGACGGTCGCCGACGCGGCCGACGACCTTGGTGCGGCGTACACCCGGCTGGTCAGCGGCGCGGGCCACGACGCGAGCTACCTCAATCGTGTCTGTCCGACCGCGATGGTGTTCGTCCCGAGCGTCGACGGCGTCAGCCACACCGAGGGCGAGTTCACCGAGTGGGAGGACGTCGTCGCCGGGACGAACGTGCTGCTGCACGCGGTGCTGGCGCAGGCGAGCGAGGCGGCGGACGTGGAGTGA
- a CDS encoding MMPL family transporter gives MKALRQLTDGITSYSKVIIAVMLVMTVVLGAGAGSVSSESGLSQFESDTPEAAAQTYIGENFTSGDQETQTTQVIVRSEDGNVLSQESLLRSIEFQQTLRDDESINETLIDERPLIGVSNIVAIAAIQGERIAELEAQGAQLQSRQQQLESDQAELEAAFEQLQTDQAALQQRSDDLNATADQLQAALTVIRQVPNASIRTQWEGVEPNGSVTLNETQYAVFEQAGEDIRNATNQSQVQQAYQLGTVGVLQSQYSALEQQGAELQQRAAELQEQREQLEEHGATLQEDFAAFQEQQAALQNASTPTLAEQRERLESMNESELDSVLTTVLSDSDGENGNSPFAGQAVRLMEKDYTPGSTEASARTMVIQQVAQSSSDMGGGAGVGDTTIDAQLEMQEYAQDVDSGEDYLVFGFGIISNEINMSMEDSLAIVGPLAILFVLITLTIAYRDFLDIVLGLFGIGVVLTWTFGFMGYADIPFNQIMIAVPVLLIGLSIDYAIHIFMRQREERLDDDTPSDVRGSMSYALAGVGVALIWVTATTVIGFLSNLTSPLAPIQEFGVVSSFGIVAALVVFGAFIPALKVEFDDLLEGRLGWDRKKRAFGTGGGRFSELLAVGSTLAKKAPVAVILVALLLSVGGAAGATQVDTSFANEDFIADEPPSWMYDLPEPLAPGEYTAKSNLDYVNDNFQREDSQAQVLIKAGGDGTGIDDPATLRALHEQQELLGDDDTYQTPFVGATGEVAYRSPLTVMETVAAENESFNESYRASLGSDGVPEENVTALYDQLFEVAPQQAGDVIYRTGGGEYAAMRLVVPTDAGTTTSEQTEEMRAIATAIEDDGNSVSVIATGSPVVNEVVQGQLLDTVIQSLIITLVAVFAFLMIAYRITEGSATLGVVTLLPVALSVTWILGTMYLIGMPFNVLTGMITSLTVGLGVAYSIHVSERFNLELGRRDTKWEAMDTTITGTGGALLGSAATTVGGFGVLSFAIFPALQQFGVITALTIIYAFLASVLVLPSLLIVWHRYLGPDEVESMFDDDDSEAGDAVPAANGGSDEPATVETTTDGPATTETADTASAVEPAEPRTDATTGTVSDAGTAASADAVPSDDLDLGGDGSDLHAVTEADTATATAGDATALADAETTDDGADTPAVGSARAAGTAAVATDDDTPTATRTVTDERPEPGADFQVSLSIEDVEGRVVLSETVPGTGGRVTTLSPRPTSHSMVGRRLYVAWEFDEPTDLTLVYEATVPTGATAGEELTFDATLSSAAGEATFDGPDALTVTTPFLREALSGPVSRATLDRASDLASEGELTRDELESLYDRWLDGDD, from the coding sequence ATGAAGGCGCTCAGGCAGCTCACGGACGGAATCACGTCGTACAGTAAGGTCATCATCGCGGTGATGCTGGTCATGACGGTCGTCCTCGGCGCGGGGGCGGGCAGCGTCAGCAGCGAGTCCGGCCTCAGTCAGTTCGAGAGTGACACGCCCGAGGCCGCGGCACAGACCTACATCGGCGAGAACTTCACCAGCGGCGACCAGGAGACACAGACCACGCAGGTCATCGTCAGGAGCGAGGACGGGAACGTCCTCTCGCAGGAGTCGCTGCTCCGCTCCATCGAGTTCCAGCAGACCCTGCGGGACGACGAGTCGATAAACGAGACGCTGATCGACGAACGGCCCCTCATCGGCGTCTCGAACATCGTCGCCATCGCGGCCATCCAGGGCGAGCGCATCGCCGAACTGGAGGCCCAGGGCGCACAGCTCCAGTCGCGCCAGCAGCAGCTCGAGTCGGACCAGGCCGAGCTGGAGGCCGCCTTCGAGCAGCTCCAGACGGACCAGGCGGCGCTCCAGCAGCGCAGCGACGACCTGAACGCGACGGCCGACCAGCTGCAGGCTGCACTCACCGTCATCCGGCAGGTGCCCAACGCCAGCATCCGCACACAGTGGGAGGGTGTCGAGCCTAACGGCTCGGTCACGCTGAACGAGACGCAGTACGCCGTCTTCGAGCAGGCCGGCGAGGACATCCGGAACGCGACGAACCAGTCGCAGGTCCAGCAGGCGTACCAGCTCGGGACGGTCGGCGTGCTGCAGAGCCAGTACAGCGCACTCGAACAGCAGGGTGCGGAGCTCCAGCAGCGCGCGGCCGAGCTCCAGGAGCAGCGCGAACAGCTGGAGGAACACGGTGCCACGTTGCAGGAGGACTTCGCCGCGTTCCAGGAGCAGCAGGCCGCGCTCCAGAACGCCTCGACGCCGACGCTCGCCGAGCAGCGCGAACGGCTCGAATCGATGAACGAGTCTGAGCTGGACTCCGTGCTCACGACCGTCCTGAGTGATAGCGACGGTGAGAACGGCAACTCGCCGTTCGCCGGGCAGGCCGTCCGGCTGATGGAGAAGGACTACACGCCGGGCTCGACCGAGGCCAGCGCGCGGACGATGGTCATCCAGCAGGTGGCACAGTCAAGCAGCGACATGGGCGGTGGCGCAGGAGTCGGCGACACCACCATCGACGCCCAGCTGGAGATGCAGGAGTACGCCCAGGACGTGGACTCCGGCGAGGACTACCTCGTCTTCGGCTTCGGCATCATCTCGAACGAGATCAACATGTCGATGGAGGACTCGCTGGCCATCGTCGGCCCGCTCGCCATCCTGTTCGTCCTCATCACGCTCACCATCGCGTACCGCGACTTCCTCGACATCGTGCTCGGGCTGTTCGGCATCGGCGTCGTCCTGACGTGGACGTTCGGCTTCATGGGCTACGCCGACATCCCGTTCAACCAGATCATGATCGCGGTCCCGGTGTTGCTCATCGGGCTGTCCATCGACTACGCGATCCACATCTTCATGCGTCAGCGGGAGGAGCGCCTCGACGACGACACGCCGAGCGACGTGCGCGGCTCGATGAGCTACGCGCTCGCCGGCGTCGGCGTCGCGCTCATCTGGGTGACGGCGACGACGGTCATCGGGTTCCTCTCGAACCTGACGAGCCCGCTCGCGCCCATCCAGGAGTTCGGCGTCGTCTCCTCGTTCGGTATCGTGGCCGCGCTCGTCGTCTTCGGCGCGTTCATCCCCGCACTGAAGGTCGAGTTCGACGACCTCCTCGAAGGTCGTCTCGGCTGGGACCGCAAGAAGCGCGCGTTCGGGACCGGCGGCGGCCGCTTCAGCGAGCTGCTCGCGGTCGGCTCGACGCTCGCGAAGAAGGCACCCGTCGCGGTCATCCTCGTCGCGCTGCTGCTCTCCGTCGGGGGCGCAGCGGGCGCGACGCAGGTCGATACCTCGTTCGCGAACGAGGACTTCATCGCGGACGAGCCGCCGAGCTGGATGTACGACCTGCCCGAGCCGCTCGCGCCGGGCGAGTACACCGCGAAGTCCAACCTCGACTACGTCAACGACAACTTCCAGCGCGAGGACTCCCAGGCACAGGTGCTTATAAAGGCAGGGGGTGACGGCACCGGCATCGACGACCCCGCCACGTTGCGGGCGCTACACGAGCAACAGGAGCTCCTCGGCGACGACGACACCTACCAGACCCCGTTCGTCGGGGCGACGGGCGAGGTCGCCTACCGGTCGCCGCTGACGGTCATGGAGACGGTCGCCGCGGAGAACGAGAGCTTCAACGAGAGCTATCGGGCCTCGCTCGGTTCCGACGGGGTGCCCGAGGAGAACGTCACGGCGCTGTACGACCAGCTGTTCGAGGTCGCCCCGCAGCAGGCCGGCGACGTCATCTACCGGACCGGGGGCGGCGAGTACGCCGCGATGCGGCTCGTCGTGCCCACAGACGCCGGCACGACGACCTCGGAGCAGACCGAGGAGATGCGCGCCATCGCGACCGCCATCGAGGACGACGGCAACTCCGTGTCGGTCATCGCGACCGGCTCACCGGTCGTCAACGAGGTCGTCCAGGGCCAGCTCCTCGACACGGTCATCCAGAGCCTCATCATCACGCTCGTCGCGGTGTTCGCATTCCTCATGATCGCTTACCGCATCACCGAGGGGAGCGCGACGCTGGGGGTCGTCACCCTGTTACCCGTCGCCCTCTCGGTGACGTGGATCCTCGGGACGATGTACCTCATCGGGATGCCGTTCAACGTCCTGACGGGGATGATCACAAGCCTGACCGTCGGGCTGGGCGTCGCCTACAGCATCCACGTCTCCGAGCGGTTCAACCTCGAGCTCGGCCGCCGCGACACCAAGTGGGAGGCGATGGACACGACCATCACCGGCACCGGCGGCGCGCTGCTGGGCTCCGCCGCCACCACGGTCGGCGGCTTCGGCGTGCTGAGCTTCGCCATCTTCCCGGCGCTCCAGCAGTTCGGCGTCATCACCGCGCTCACCATCATCTACGCGTTCCTCGCGAGCGTGCTGGTGCTGCCGAGCCTGCTGATCGTCTGGCACCGCTACCTCGGCCCCGACGAGGTCGAGTCGATGTTCGACGACGACGACTCCGAGGCCGGCGACGCAGTGCCCGCCGCCAACGGCGGCAGCGACGAACCGGCCACCGTGGAGACGACGACGGACGGGCCCGCGACCACGGAGACCGCCGACACCGCGAGTGCTGTCGAGCCCGCGGAGCCACGGACGGACGCCACCACCGGAACGGTGAGCGACGCCGGGACGGCCGCGTCCGCGGATGCCGTCCCCTCGGACGACCTCGACCTCGGCGGCGACGGGAGCGACCTGCACGCCGTGACCGAGGCCGACACGGCGACCGCCACCGCCGGCGACGCCACCGCCCTCGCGGACGCCGAGACGACCGACGACGGAGCCGACACCCCCGCAGTCGGGAGTGCCCGCGCGGCCGGCACCGCCGCGGTCGCCACCGACGACGACACCCCGACGGCGACGCGGACGGTCACCGACGAGCGGCCCGAACCCGGTGCCGACTTCCAGGTCAGCCTCTCCATCGAGGACGTCGAGGGTCGGGTCGTGCTCTCCGAGACGGTCCCCGGCACCGGCGGCCGCGTCACGACGCTCTCGCCGAGACCGACCTCGCACTCGATGGTCGGCCGCCGGCTGTACGTCGCCTGGGAGTTCGACGAGCCGACCGACCTGACGCTGGTCTACGAGGCGACCGTCCCGACCGGCGCGACCGCCGGCGAGGAGCTCACGTTCGACGCGACGCTCTCATCGGCCGCGGGCGAGGCCACCTTCGACGGCCCCGACGCGCTGACGGTGACGACGCCGTTCCTGCGCGAGGCCCTGTCCGGGCCGGTTTCCCGGGCGACGCTCGACCGCGCCAGCGACCTCGCGAGCGAGGGCGAGCTCACGCGTGACGAACTCGAATCGCTGTACGACCGCTGGCTGGACGGGGACGACTGA
- a CDS encoding TrmB family transcriptional regulator, which yields MTVDEDDAIESLERLGLTSYEAKVFIALHKLGTGTARDVSRVTDVPRSQVYSVTESLENRGLVEVQQSSPIQYRAVSIDEARSTLRERFEHESDRAFDYVETVHEEFGRDEEEEQEDIWMVRGQDRISDRVADLIRRAERSVLFAARSPELVGDEIDTALRDRADDGLSVVVFSEDPAVRALYDDYPGIEAVEPLTDHHVNDEHTGRALLGDDDILLLSVLGDDEELPGINRETAFWSARTGFAEVLVQLVETTISPVER from the coding sequence ATGACCGTCGACGAGGACGACGCCATCGAGTCCCTGGAACGCCTCGGCCTCACCAGCTACGAGGCCAAGGTGTTCATCGCGCTGCACAAGCTCGGCACCGGCACCGCCCGGGACGTCTCACGTGTGACCGACGTGCCACGCTCGCAGGTGTACAGCGTCACCGAGAGCCTGGAGAACCGCGGGCTCGTCGAGGTCCAGCAGTCGAGCCCCATCCAGTACCGCGCGGTCAGCATCGACGAGGCACGCTCGACGCTGCGCGAGCGGTTCGAGCACGAGTCGGACCGCGCGTTCGACTACGTCGAGACGGTCCACGAGGAGTTCGGCCGCGACGAGGAGGAGGAGCAGGAGGACATCTGGATGGTCCGCGGGCAGGACCGCATCTCCGACCGCGTCGCGGACCTGATCAGGCGCGCCGAGCGGTCGGTGCTGTTCGCCGCACGCTCCCCCGAGCTCGTCGGCGACGAGATAGACACCGCGCTTCGCGACCGTGCCGACGACGGGCTCTCCGTCGTCGTCTTCAGCGAGGACCCCGCAGTCCGGGCGCTGTACGACGACTACCCCGGCATCGAGGCGGTCGAGCCGCTGACCGACCACCACGTCAACGACGAGCACACCGGCCGTGCGTTGCTCGGCGACGACGACATCCTGCTATTGAGCGTGCTCGGCGACGACGAGGAACTGCCGGGCATCAACCGCGAGACCGCGTTCTGGAGCGCCAGGACTGGCTTCGCGGAGGTGCTCGTCCAGCTGGTGGAGACGACCATCTCGCCGGTCGAACGGTAG
- a CDS encoding mRNA surveillance protein pelota: MQVKSRVRVEGGRERITLVPESLDDLWHLQYVLEPGDLVAGDTTRRIQRDDEELRDTGGEREHMHVTIGVEEVEFHKFANRLRVSGTIEDCSREDQLGLHHTLNVEDHDEVEVTKHWKADQLDRLEEAEESADNPDVVIATVEEGEAHIHTLAQYGTESRGTFTGTTGKGEYARGRDELFAELADALARMDADAFILAGPGFTKQDAFDHIEKNHPEVAEKMTVVDTASVGDRGVHEVLKRGAVEDVQRETRIAAEADAIDELTKRIATGHEAAYGPEQVQKAAEYGAIDELLILDEKLREERGPEGEWAIDVNELITDVERKGGEITVFSSEFDPGLQLRNLGGIAALLRYRLE; this comes from the coding sequence ATGCAGGTGAAGAGCCGGGTCCGCGTCGAGGGCGGCCGCGAGCGCATCACGCTCGTGCCCGAGAGCCTCGACGACCTGTGGCACCTCCAGTACGTCCTCGAACCCGGCGACCTCGTCGCCGGCGACACCACCCGCCGCATCCAGCGCGACGACGAGGAGCTGCGCGATACGGGCGGCGAGCGCGAGCACATGCACGTCACCATCGGCGTCGAGGAGGTGGAGTTCCACAAGTTCGCGAACCGGCTGCGCGTCTCGGGGACCATCGAGGACTGCTCCCGGGAGGACCAGCTCGGGCTGCACCACACGCTCAACGTCGAGGACCACGACGAGGTCGAGGTCACGAAGCACTGGAAGGCCGACCAGCTCGACCGGCTGGAGGAGGCCGAGGAGTCCGCCGACAACCCCGACGTGGTCATCGCGACCGTCGAGGAGGGCGAGGCGCACATCCACACCCTCGCCCAGTACGGCACGGAGTCACGGGGGACGTTCACGGGGACGACCGGGAAGGGCGAGTACGCCCGCGGTCGCGACGAGCTGTTCGCCGAGCTCGCCGACGCGCTCGCGCGGATGGACGCCGACGCGTTCATCCTCGCCGGACCGGGCTTTACGAAGCAGGACGCCTTCGACCACATCGAGAAGAACCATCCCGAGGTGGCAGAGAAGATGACCGTCGTGGACACCGCCTCCGTCGGCGACCGGGGCGTGCACGAGGTGCTGAAGCGCGGCGCGGTGGAGGACGTCCAGCGCGAGACGCGCATCGCGGCCGAGGCCGACGCCATCGACGAGCTGACGAAGCGCATCGCGACCGGCCACGAGGCCGCCTACGGTCCCGAGCAGGTCCAGAAGGCGGCGGAGTACGGTGCCATCGACGAGCTCCTGATACTGGACGAGAAGCTGCGCGAGGAGCGCGGCCCTGAGGGCGAGTGGGCGATCGACGTCAACGAGCTCATCACCGACGTCGAGCGCAAGGGCGGCGAGATAACGGTTTTCTCGAGCGAGTTCGACCCGGGGCTGCAGCTCCGGAACCTCGGCGGTATCGCGGCGCTGCTGCGCTACCGGCTGGAGTGA